Within the Deltaproteobacteria bacterium genome, the region CACCACCTTCAACATGGTCCGGCCCGAGTTTGACGGCAAAAACGACGTGACCTTCGAGGCGGCGGATTTTTCCATGCTCTTCAAAAACCGTCTGGCCAATCTGCGCAAGGTCTACCCGTATGTCCCCATGGCATTGAACAACGTGCTCATGCATTTTTCCGCCGCGACAGAGGTTTTTTATGCCACGGTGGGCGAATTACTGGAAGAATTGCAGCCCTGCGCCGACCTGATCCGTCGCGGATAAACCCAAGGAGCGAACATGAATCCGAAAAAAATCCTCATTGCCGTGGACGCCTCGGACAACGCGGCCCGCGCCGTGGACTACGTGGCCCAGCTTCTGACCGATACCACCACCTTTGACGTGACCGTGCTGTACATCGAGCGGCCGCCGAACCGGGATTTTTTCCCGTCGGACGCGGAATGGATCAAGGCCGGCGTGGCCCAGGAAGAACACATCCGCGCCTTTTTGGAGGAATCGCGGCAAAAACTGGCTGCCACCGGCCTGCCGCAAGCATCCGTCAACGTGGCCTATATTCCGCATTGCCAGTCGCCGGTGCACCAGTCGGCGGAATTTTGCAGCCTGGGCACGTCCATCGCCCGGGACATCCTCCAGTTTCAACAAAGCGGCGGCTTCGGCACCCTGGTCATCGGCCGACGTGGCGTGTCCAGGGCCGAGGAATTCCTGTTTGGCAGCGTGACCACCAAGGTCACCCATCTGGCCAAGGACTGCACGGTGTGGGTGGTGCAGTAAACGCGCGGCCCAGCGGCCGGAAATCCGATCCGCCCGAAATCTTGCCTGACCGAAATCGAGCGTGTACACGTGCCGGGCGCCGGAGCACCACCGCCCGGCCCCATCAAACGCGAGGTATCCCATGTCAGACAAGAATTACGCCCAAAGCATCGCCGGCGACCTGTACCACATGATCCAATCCGCCCAGGAACAAGGCGTGAAGGTGGATACGGGTTTTCGCAACCAGGCCCTGTCCAGCCCGAGTATGACCCTGACCTATCTTTTTCTGGGCAAGGA harbors:
- a CDS encoding universal stress protein → MNPKKILIAVDASDNAARAVDYVAQLLTDTTTFDVTVLYIERPPNRDFFPSDAEWIKAGVAQEEHIRAFLEESRQKLAATGLPQASVNVAYIPHCQSPVHQSAEFCSLGTSIARDILQFQQSGGFGTLVIGRRGVSRAEEFLFGSVTTKVTHLAKDCTVWVVQ